In Zingiber officinale cultivar Zhangliang chromosome 3B, Zo_v1.1, whole genome shotgun sequence, a single window of DNA contains:
- the LOC121967482 gene encoding cleft lip and palate transmembrane protein 1 homolog isoform X1 codes for MSQAAERPLVAEAAAAPRQAQQQQGFRQSLAGVVRMAVFWYFAMKFFSPKKPVEPSLLISNLFQKGEPLDMWLYLSEKENFNDFSDEDALVWHEANIPYAVWGQSSTRSLSMQYYPSEAVKHNGTLYAHVFFARSGYPPDPNDPEYEPLSTFRRTHSVVAFFPKSKSDKKRSLLGSSKDSEGEESMLEVKHDSEIEAVDEVDAEWVSYWKPNITINLVDDFTRYPHNIPANVIDYINVEPTTGNYFPTVFFNEFWLLKDKLMPLNDSMTEVPLNLELGPISLTKWQFFLQIEQAFQVHRSYGSMLEGEADELKRVFLEGNPYLLGVTMIVSLLHSVFDFLAFKNDIQFWNKNKSMEGLSAKSVIVNFVCQLVVFLYLLDNETSWMILASSGIGCCIEFWKIGKAMHIEVDRSGRIPMLKLRDRESYAKNKTKEYDDLAMKYLSYVLFFLVACFAIYSLMYEQHKSWYSWILSSLTSCVYMFGFIMMCPQLFINYKLKSVAHLPWRQMTYKFLNTIIDDLFAFVIKMPMLHRLSVFRDDVIFFIYVYQRWIYPVDKKRVNEFGFGGEDDTQISQSLVSGDTAATKEAEARMEGNKKTN; via the exons ATGTCGCAAGCGGCAGAACGGCCGCTTGTGGCGGAAGCGGCGGCAGCGCCGAGGCAGGCACAACAGCAACAGGGTTTCAGGCAGTCGCTAGCGGGAGTTGTGAGGATGGCTGTGTTCTGGTATTTCGCCATGAAGTTCTTCAGCCCGAAGAAGCCCGTTGAGCCCTCTCTTCTTATCTCCAATCTATTCCAAAAGGGCGAGCCTTTG GACATGTGGCTCTATCTTTCTGAGAAGGAGAACTTCAATGACTTCTCTGATGAAGATGCCCTTGTTTGGCATGAGGCAAATATTCCATACGCAGTTTGGGGTCAGAGTAGTACTAGGTCCTTGTCTATGCAGTATTATCCATCTGAG GCTGTGAAACACAATGGAACTTTGTATGCTCATGTTTTCTTTGCGCGATCAGGATACCCTCCGGATCCTAATGACCCAGAGTATGAACCACTATCTACCTTTAGGAGGACCCATT CTGTTGTGGCCTTTTTTCCAAAGTCGAAATCTGATAAAAAGAGGAGCTTGTTAGGAAGTTCCAAAGATTCAGAAGGGGAAGAGTCAATGCTTGAG GTGAAGCATGATAGTGAAATTGAAGCTGTGGATGAAGTCGATGCTGAATGGGTTTCATACTGGAAACCAAATATCACCATCAACCTTGTTGATGATTTTACAAG ATACCCTCACAACATCCCTGCAAATGTCATTGACT ATATAAATGTGGAGCCAACCACAGGGAATTACTTCCCTACAGTTTTCTTTAATGAATTTTGGCTTTTAAAGGACAAGCTTATGCCACTGAATGACAGCATGACGGAAGTACCTCTTAATCTAGAACTAGGGCCCATTAGCTTGACTAAGTGGCAATTCTTTTTACAGATTGAGCAGGCATTTCAGGTTCATCGTAGTTATGGTAGCATGCTTGAAGGTGAGGCTGATGAACTTAAG AGGGTATTCTTAGAAGGAAACCCATACCTCCTCGGAGTAACAATGATTGTATCTCTGCTACATTCAGTCTTTGATTTCTTGGCTTTCAAGAATG ATATTCAGTTTTGGAATAAAAACAAATCTATGGAAGGGCTCTCTGCAAAATCAGTCATTGTGAATTTTGTTTGCCAGCTGGTGGTTTTCCTTTATCTCCTAGATAATGAAACTTCTTGGATGATACTTGCTAGTTCTGGTATCGGCTGCTGCATCGAGTTCTGGAAAATAGGAAAAGCAATGCACATTGAG GTAGACAGAAGCGGAAGGATCCCCATGTTGAAACTCCGAGATCGCGAGTCATATGCCAAGAATAAGACGAAGGAGTATGATGATCTTGCAATGAAGTATCTCTCTTAtgttcttttcttccttgtgGCTTGCTTTGCCATCTATTCACTTATGTATGAGCAGCATAAAAGCTGGTATTCTTGGATACTTTCTTCTCTAACGAGCTGTGTGTACATGTTTG GCTTTATCATGATGTGCCCACAGCTTTTCATCAACTATAAACTGAAATCGGTTGCGCATCTCCCTTGGCGGCAAATGACTTACAAGTTCCTGAACACAATCATCGACGACCTTTTCGCATTTGTAATTAAAATGCCCATGTTGCATCGCCTATCTGTTTTCCGAGATG ATGTTATCTTCTTCATATATGTCTATCAGAGATGGATTTACCCTGTGGATAAGAAGCGAGTGAATGAATTTGGTTTTGGTGGCGAAGACGATACCCAAATCAGCCAAAGTTTAGTATCTGGTGATACAGCCGCAACTAAAGAGGCTGAAGCTAGGATGGAAGGCAACAAAAAGACCAATTAG
- the LOC121967482 gene encoding cleft lip and palate transmembrane protein 1 homolog isoform X2, with translation MWLYLSEKENFNDFSDEDALVWHEANIPYAVWGQSSTRSLSMQYYPSEAVKHNGTLYAHVFFARSGYPPDPNDPEYEPLSTFRRTHSVVAFFPKSKSDKKRSLLGSSKDSEGEESMLEVKHDSEIEAVDEVDAEWVSYWKPNITINLVDDFTRYPHNIPANVIDYINVEPTTGNYFPTVFFNEFWLLKDKLMPLNDSMTEVPLNLELGPISLTKWQFFLQIEQAFQVHRSYGSMLEGEADELKRVFLEGNPYLLGVTMIVSLLHSVFDFLAFKNDIQFWNKNKSMEGLSAKSVIVNFVCQLVVFLYLLDNETSWMILASSGIGCCIEFWKIGKAMHIEVDRSGRIPMLKLRDRESYAKNKTKEYDDLAMKYLSYVLFFLVACFAIYSLMYEQHKSWYSWILSSLTSCVYMFGFIMMCPQLFINYKLKSVAHLPWRQMTYKFLNTIIDDLFAFVIKMPMLHRLSVFRDDVIFFIYVYQRWIYPVDKKRVNEFGFGGEDDTQISQSLVSGDTAATKEAEARMEGNKKTN, from the exons ATGTGGCTCTATCTTTCTGAGAAGGAGAACTTCAATGACTTCTCTGATGAAGATGCCCTTGTTTGGCATGAGGCAAATATTCCATACGCAGTTTGGGGTCAGAGTAGTACTAGGTCCTTGTCTATGCAGTATTATCCATCTGAG GCTGTGAAACACAATGGAACTTTGTATGCTCATGTTTTCTTTGCGCGATCAGGATACCCTCCGGATCCTAATGACCCAGAGTATGAACCACTATCTACCTTTAGGAGGACCCATT CTGTTGTGGCCTTTTTTCCAAAGTCGAAATCTGATAAAAAGAGGAGCTTGTTAGGAAGTTCCAAAGATTCAGAAGGGGAAGAGTCAATGCTTGAG GTGAAGCATGATAGTGAAATTGAAGCTGTGGATGAAGTCGATGCTGAATGGGTTTCATACTGGAAACCAAATATCACCATCAACCTTGTTGATGATTTTACAAG ATACCCTCACAACATCCCTGCAAATGTCATTGACT ATATAAATGTGGAGCCAACCACAGGGAATTACTTCCCTACAGTTTTCTTTAATGAATTTTGGCTTTTAAAGGACAAGCTTATGCCACTGAATGACAGCATGACGGAAGTACCTCTTAATCTAGAACTAGGGCCCATTAGCTTGACTAAGTGGCAATTCTTTTTACAGATTGAGCAGGCATTTCAGGTTCATCGTAGTTATGGTAGCATGCTTGAAGGTGAGGCTGATGAACTTAAG AGGGTATTCTTAGAAGGAAACCCATACCTCCTCGGAGTAACAATGATTGTATCTCTGCTACATTCAGTCTTTGATTTCTTGGCTTTCAAGAATG ATATTCAGTTTTGGAATAAAAACAAATCTATGGAAGGGCTCTCTGCAAAATCAGTCATTGTGAATTTTGTTTGCCAGCTGGTGGTTTTCCTTTATCTCCTAGATAATGAAACTTCTTGGATGATACTTGCTAGTTCTGGTATCGGCTGCTGCATCGAGTTCTGGAAAATAGGAAAAGCAATGCACATTGAG GTAGACAGAAGCGGAAGGATCCCCATGTTGAAACTCCGAGATCGCGAGTCATATGCCAAGAATAAGACGAAGGAGTATGATGATCTTGCAATGAAGTATCTCTCTTAtgttcttttcttccttgtgGCTTGCTTTGCCATCTATTCACTTATGTATGAGCAGCATAAAAGCTGGTATTCTTGGATACTTTCTTCTCTAACGAGCTGTGTGTACATGTTTG GCTTTATCATGATGTGCCCACAGCTTTTCATCAACTATAAACTGAAATCGGTTGCGCATCTCCCTTGGCGGCAAATGACTTACAAGTTCCTGAACACAATCATCGACGACCTTTTCGCATTTGTAATTAAAATGCCCATGTTGCATCGCCTATCTGTTTTCCGAGATG ATGTTATCTTCTTCATATATGTCTATCAGAGATGGATTTACCCTGTGGATAAGAAGCGAGTGAATGAATTTGGTTTTGGTGGCGAAGACGATACCCAAATCAGCCAAAGTTTAGTATCTGGTGATACAGCCGCAACTAAAGAGGCTGAAGCTAGGATGGAAGGCAACAAAAAGACCAATTAG
- the LOC121967481 gene encoding pentatricopeptide repeat-containing protein At5g56310-like — protein sequence MTPPRLCSLAISLRRLRSAPSFTHKELLQFQTLLIVHPSPPYSLLHFLPDFLSRFARSRPVSHTSLLLRHFSAFRPSSLWSHFLRSISHHHPHARSLLLLLCHAVDHQDRLPDWAILTLLLPRCAALPEASDVFGRVIHCQILTSGLAPDHVLMTGLLAYYSKCGDLPSAKKVFAEMPGKDVIAHNAMIAALSCHGLAEDARTLFDQMCERSSASWSSMITCYCKLGYLDSARQLFDWNPIKDVVSWNAMIDGYCKMGNLVKARELFDQMGALKDAVTWNTLISGYSHHREFGMAITMFQLMQMENVKPTEITMASLLSACAHLGALHMGRWIHAYIQNHRLKIDLVLGNALVVMYFKCGDVETALSVFHGMPIRNIFCWNSVIAGLGTNGYGQQAIETFLEMNRLERIKPDGVTFVGLLSACSHSGFVAEGKQYFSQMLHIYGVEPQIEHYGCMVDILGRAGFLKDALHLLETMPVRPNAIVWGSLLRACHIHRDSKVSEQVTQHLLELDPNDEANYVLLSNIYASSRRWDDVEKCRGIMFRKKVHKSPGCSSIEVNSRLHEFLVGDTSHPQFEQIYAFLAGIEKELRELGYQSNTDSALHHIEDEKEKWSDVPQ from the coding sequence ATGACCCCGCCCCGGCTCTGTTCCCTTGCTATCTCACTCCGCCGCCTCCGAAGTGCGCCGTCTTTCACCCATAaagaactcctccagttccaaACCCTCCTCATCGTCCACCCTTCTCCTCCCTACTCTCTCCTCCATTTCCTCCCGGACTTCCTCTCTCGCTTCGCCCGCTCTCGCCCTGTCTCCCACACGTCGCTTCTCCTCCGCCACTTCTCCGCCTTCCGCCCTTCCTCTCTATGGAGCCACTTCCTACGCTCCATATCCCACCACCATCCCCACGCCcgctccctcctcctcctcctctgccaCGCCGTGGACCATCAAGACCGCCTCCCCGACTGGGCCATCCTCACCCTGCTGCTTCCCCGCTGCGCCGCTCTCCCCGAAGCTAGTGACGTCTTCGGAAGGGTCATCCATTGCCAGATTCTCACTTCGGGTCTCGCACCAGACCACGTTCTCATGACAGGGCTGCTCGCCTATTACTCGAAATGCGGTGACCTGCCTTCCGCGAAAAAAGTGTTCGCCGAAATGCCTGGTAAGGACGTGATCGCCCACAATGCTATGATCGCCGCTCTGAGCTGCCATGGGCTGGCGGAGGACGCTCGGACACTCTTTGACCAGATGTGCGAGCGAAGCTCAGCATCCTGGAGCTCAATGATCACTTGCTACTGCAAGCTGGGCTACCTTGATTCTGCTCGTCAATTGTTTGACTGGAATCCGATCAAGGATGTCGTCTCTTGGAACGCGATGATCGATGGCTACTGTAAGATGGGGAATTTGGTTAAGGCTCGCGAGCTGTTCGATCAAATGGGGGCATTGAAGGACGCAGTGACATGGAACACTTTGATCTCTGGATATTCACATCATAGAGAATTTGGAATGGCAATCACTATGTTTCAGTTGATGCAGATGGAGAATGTGAAGCCTACAGAGATAACCATGGCTAGCCTGCTGTCGGCCTGTGCCCACTTGGGTGCTTTGCACATGGGCAGATGGATCCATGCCTACATTCAGAACCACAGACTGAAAATTGATTTGGTATTAGGCAATGCCCTCGTAGTCATGTACTTCAAATGTGGGGATGTGGAGACTGCTCTGTCTGTCTTTCATGGGATGCCTATCAGAAACATTTTCTGTTGGAATTCTGTCATTGCAGGACTTGGGACAAATGGTTACGGTCAACAAGCTATAGAAACGTTTCTTGAGATGAACAGACTAGAGAGAATTAAACCAGATGGAGTGACCTTTGTGGGGCTCCTCTCTGCATGCAGTCATTCAGGGTTTGTAGCTGAGGGCAAACAATATTTTTCtcagatgcttcatatttatggAGTTGAACCCCAGATCGAACACTATGGTTGCATGGTTGACATTCTAGGGCGGGCGGGCTTTCTCAAAGATGCATTGCATCTACTAGAGACAATGCCAGTTCGACCTAATGCAATAGTCTGGGGAAGTTTGCTCCGTGCTTGCCACATTCATAGGGACAGTAAAGTAAGTGAACAAGTAACCCAACATCTGCTAGAGTTGGATCCAAATGATGAAGCTAATTATGTCCTCCTATCAAACATATATGCATCTTCCAGACGTTGGGACGATGTAGAGAAATGCCGGGGCATCATGTTCAGAAAAAAAGTGCACAAGTCACCCGGTTGTAGTTCAATTGAGGTAAACAGCAGGCTTCATGAGTTTTTGGTTGGCGATACCTCACATCCTCAGTTCGAGCAGATATATGCTTTTCTTGCTGGTATCGAGAAGGAACTGAGGGAGCTTGGGTACCAATCAAATACAGATTCTGCACTTCACCATATAGAGGATGAGAAGGAAAAATGGAGTGATGTACCACAGTGA